One window of Pseudacidobacterium ailaaui genomic DNA carries:
- a CDS encoding class I adenylate-forming enzyme family protein yields MLLQSGTHETQTPENEASSSVYDYLLAGKDPEQTALLLLDSEKTYGDLAFGAQCMASHLLQLGCRKGDRVLLIGENGYFWVAAYLGILRAGLVCVPLPANVDQETLAYILEVAAPKAACAPARVFLKNKLSLSVPVISDVPLYRQEGSVQQQQNRFGSDLDFPEICRKDLAALMFTSGTTGRPRGVMISHGNIIANTQSILEYLRLTSSDRIMTVLPFHYCFGASLLHTHLRVGGSLVIDPRFLFPEKILERMLETRCTGFAGVPSHYQILLRKSSLRKYSFPCLRYVQQAGGHLAPAFVHELRDALPGVEVFLMYGQTEATARLSYLPPQMLDSKPGSIGKGIPGVKLRVLCEGREAAPGEVGEIVAEGENIAQGYWRSPEDTAAVFQNGQLHTGDLATVDSDGYIYVVDRAKDFIKCGGNRVSCRAIEEKLLECGDLLEAAVIGVPDEILGEAVKAYVVLREGKASQTELSLREFCLRTLPSMQVPKEFVFLDVLPKNASGKVVKAALRECKTVAS; encoded by the coding sequence TTGTTGCTCCAGTCTGGGACGCACGAAACCCAAACGCCAGAAAACGAAGCTTCTTCAAGTGTCTATGACTACCTGCTCGCCGGGAAAGATCCGGAGCAGACAGCGCTCCTCCTGCTGGATTCTGAGAAGACCTATGGCGATCTGGCGTTTGGAGCACAGTGCATGGCTTCCCATCTGCTGCAGCTAGGGTGTCGCAAAGGAGACCGCGTGCTCCTGATTGGAGAAAACGGGTACTTCTGGGTTGCGGCTTATCTTGGGATTTTGCGGGCCGGTCTGGTCTGCGTGCCGCTGCCAGCGAATGTTGATCAGGAAACACTGGCCTACATTCTCGAAGTGGCCGCGCCAAAAGCTGCCTGTGCTCCGGCCCGGGTGTTTTTGAAGAATAAGCTTTCCTTGAGCGTGCCGGTAATTTCGGATGTTCCTTTATACCGGCAGGAAGGGTCGGTCCAGCAGCAGCAAAACCGCTTCGGTTCAGATCTGGACTTTCCTGAAATCTGCCGCAAGGACCTTGCAGCTCTGATGTTCACCAGCGGTACCACAGGCAGGCCCCGCGGGGTGATGATTTCGCATGGAAACATCATTGCTAACACGCAATCTATTCTTGAATATCTAAGGCTTACCAGCAGTGACCGCATCATGACGGTCCTGCCCTTCCACTATTGCTTTGGGGCCTCTCTTCTGCATACCCATCTTCGCGTAGGAGGAAGCCTCGTAATCGATCCGCGCTTTCTGTTTCCTGAGAAGATTCTGGAGAGAATGCTTGAGACCCGCTGTACGGGCTTTGCTGGGGTCCCAAGCCACTACCAGATCTTGTTGCGTAAATCGTCGTTAAGAAAATATAGCTTCCCATGTCTCCGTTATGTGCAGCAGGCTGGAGGACATCTGGCCCCGGCATTCGTACATGAATTGCGCGACGCATTGCCCGGGGTTGAGGTTTTTCTTATGTACGGGCAGACCGAAGCGACAGCACGGCTTTCTTATTTGCCTCCGCAAATGCTGGACAGCAAGCCGGGATCGATCGGAAAGGGAATACCGGGTGTCAAGCTTCGGGTCCTGTGTGAAGGACGGGAGGCCGCCCCAGGAGAAGTGGGAGAGATTGTTGCTGAAGGCGAGAACATTGCCCAGGGTTATTGGCGCTCGCCTGAGGACACAGCGGCCGTCTTCCAGAATGGCCAGCTTCATACTGGTGATCTGGCCACAGTAGATAGCGATGGTTATATCTACGTGGTGGACCGTGCCAAGGACTTCATCAAATGCGGTGGGAACCGTGTAAGCTGCCGCGCAATCGAAGAGAAACTTCTTGAGTGTGGAGACCTGCTGGAGGCTGCCGTGATTGGCGTGCCCGATGAAATCTTAGGAGAAGCAGTGAAAGCGTATGTCGTTCTTCGTGAGGGCAAGGCATCGCAAACGGAGCTGTCTTTGCGTGAATTCTGCCTCAGGACCCTTCCATCCATGCAGGTTCCCAAAGAATTTGTCTTTCTGGATGTGTTGCCCAAAAATGCATCTGGCAAAGTGGTGAAGGCCGCGCTGCGGGAATGCAAAACTGTGGCATCGTAA
- the nadE gene encoding NAD(+) synthase → MKQTESMTLLSDPLRLDAEAEVQRIESSIREMVFRRLRRKGAVIGVSGGIDSSVVAFLCARALGPERTVLLFTPELDSSNDSLRLGQSVAQALGARAFIEDISPILKGARCYERRDEAIRTVFPEYGQGYKMKIVLPSIHEDSKYSLFSLVVQAPDGTVHKRRLTAEAYLGILASTNFKQRARKMIEYHYADRYQFAVAGTPNRLEYDQGFFVKNGDGAADFKPIAHLYKSQVYQLAEYLGVPEEIRKRPPTTDTYSLEQTQEEFYFSMPLRQFDLCLFGRNHELPPEEIAQCAGLSVSAVERAYQQIDAKRSVTRYLRMEPLLVEPVDECEI, encoded by the coding sequence GTGAAGCAAACAGAGTCCATGACCTTGCTCAGCGATCCGCTGCGACTGGATGCCGAAGCCGAGGTGCAGCGTATCGAGTCTTCTATTCGGGAGATGGTCTTCAGGCGCCTGAGGCGCAAGGGTGCTGTGATCGGTGTTTCTGGCGGAATTGACAGTAGTGTTGTGGCGTTTTTGTGTGCCCGCGCTCTCGGCCCGGAACGTACCGTCCTTCTCTTTACGCCCGAGCTTGATTCTTCCAATGACAGTCTGCGTCTCGGCCAGAGCGTCGCTCAAGCACTTGGTGCGCGCGCGTTTATTGAAGACATCAGCCCCATTTTAAAAGGCGCCCGTTGCTATGAGCGGCGGGACGAAGCCATCCGCACGGTTTTTCCCGAGTATGGGCAGGGATACAAAATGAAGATTGTCCTGCCTTCCATTCACGAAGACAGCAAGTATTCCCTCTTTTCTCTCGTTGTACAGGCCCCGGATGGTACGGTCCACAAGAGAAGACTTACGGCGGAGGCTTACCTGGGCATTCTTGCCTCAACCAACTTTAAGCAGCGCGCCCGCAAGATGATTGAGTATCACTATGCAGACCGGTACCAGTTTGCCGTGGCTGGCACGCCGAATCGTCTTGAATACGATCAGGGTTTTTTTGTGAAGAATGGGGACGGAGCGGCGGACTTTAAGCCCATTGCACATTTATATAAGTCCCAGGTGTATCAGTTGGCTGAGTATCTGGGCGTCCCTGAGGAGATACGGAAGCGGCCGCCAACAACCGACACCTATTCTCTGGAGCAGACTCAGGAAGAGTTTTACTTTTCGATGCCTCTGCGTCAGTTTGACCTCTGTCTTTTTGGCCGGAACCATGAACTGCCGCCCGAGGAAATCGCCCAGTGTGCAGGACTTTCCGTCAGTGCAGTGGAGCGCGCCTATCAACAGATTGACGCGAAGCGGTCTGTCACGCGATATCTGCGCATGGAACCTCTGCTGGTGGAACCCGTGGATGAATGCGAGATTTGA
- a CDS encoding acyl carrier protein, with protein MYDLQRELRDFIVTNYLFGDDAGLTDKDSFISKGVIDSTGVLELVLHIEETYQIQVEDHELIPENLDSIDNLVAYISRKLALKSASAEPELAAAGVNGDKP; from the coding sequence ATGTACGACCTACAGCGAGAACTTCGCGATTTCATCGTAACGAATTATCTGTTCGGTGACGACGCCGGGCTGACAGACAAAGATTCTTTTATCAGCAAGGGCGTAATTGATTCCACCGGTGTCCTGGAACTCGTTCTCCATATTGAGGAGACGTATCAGATCCAGGTTGAGGACCACGAGCTCATTCCGGAAAACCTGGACTCAATCGACAACCTCGTCGCCTATATTTCCCGCAAGTTGGCCCTGAAGTCGGCTTCTGCAGAGCCGGAACTTGCAGCTGCAGGTGTGAACGGAGACAAACCGTGA